In Blautia sp. SC05B48, a single genomic region encodes these proteins:
- a CDS encoding metal-dependent hydrolase, which produces MTGKTHAAVGLGTVLAVTQPSTVSGLVLAAGTGMLGALISDIDVGTSKSHKDADRITLIAVLLVAAEIALNYFYDFSIWEKIRNNQAMAPVAMGVIIFIAVCAFGKNQPHRSFMHSIMAMAILSAAISMVSVQLVFYFVVGFASHLVLDCFNRKRVRILYPLPGGIALDFCKAGGFVDSLLFKLGSVAVIFEIVYLAVQMGESWKLFRM; this is translated from the coding sequence ATGACAGGAAAAACACACGCAGCAGTCGGACTCGGAACAGTGCTGGCAGTTACACAGCCCTCTACGGTTTCCGGTCTGGTACTTGCGGCAGGAACAGGAATGCTTGGAGCACTGATCAGCGACATTGATGTAGGAACTTCCAAATCCCATAAGGATGCGGACCGGATCACGCTGATCGCGGTTCTGCTTGTAGCAGCAGAGATCGCATTGAATTATTTTTATGATTTTTCCATCTGGGAAAAGATCCGCAATAACCAGGCTATGGCGCCGGTTGCCATGGGAGTTATTATTTTTATTGCAGTCTGTGCCTTTGGAAAAAATCAGCCACACCGGTCTTTTATGCATTCGATCATGGCTATGGCTATTTTGAGTGCAGCCATATCCATGGTGTCAGTGCAGCTGGTATTTTACTTTGTGGTTGGATTTGCATCACATCTGGTGCTGGACTGCTTTAACCGGAAACGGGTACGGATCCTGTATCCGCTGCCGGGAGGCATTGCACTGGATTTCTGTAAGGCAGGAGGCTTTGTGGATTCCCTGCTTTTTAAGCTTGGATCCGTAGCTGTGATCTTTGAGATCGTATATCTGGCTGTGCAGATGGGAGAGAGCTGGAAGCTTTTTCGAATGTAG